In the Candidatus Omnitrophota bacterium genome, one interval contains:
- the pheT gene encoding phenylalanine--tRNA ligase subunit beta produces the protein MKISYNWLREYINFSAKPQDLADKLTMAGLEIKGIERQNGDFIYEAEITSNRPDWLCLYGIAREMQALYGSRIKPVKAAPAGSAKPEKPSITIEDKKGCARYVGIMIDGVQPAPSSKSLAQKIESAGMRQVNNVVDITNFCMLESGQPLHAFDYDKLDGGKIIVRRARKGEEITTIDGVKRALDENILVIADVKKPVAIAGIMGGKDTEVGFSTRRVLLESAYFGPALIRRAAKKLGISSEASYRFERNVDIGGCLAAAERAASLICEAAKAKSVSKPSDTGAKGPGAVKITLRMPRANKLLGTDIPASKCASILKSLGLGVKSKGKDALTVSVPSFRRDLKEEVDLIEEVSRIYGYDNIPETLSRIQLWGKGSQKSRDRIIEETVREALTGAGLDEAITYSLRCRDLYVQQALSMTDSQVLKVRNPLSSESEALRPVLICGMLDVVAYNLNRKVPDVKIFEIGKSYFYKGGDVPSEKGVLALAMCGMKEKDWHRKEAVDIFDLKGIIEALFSKLGIAGYEFEVKPLPLFSPAASAIVKIDGKEAGVLGKVDKVYLDKYGIKGNVFVSELAIEAVYPHARLEHKFSGLPRYPSSSRDISLIVDEKVSNKDIAGTIKEVCGELAADVSPFDLYRGEQVPKGCKSILYSVEYRSPDRTLTDEEINSLDRKVREVLVQRFNAKIR, from the coding sequence ATGAAGATTTCATATAACTGGTTAAGAGAATATATTAATTTCAGCGCCAAGCCCCAAGACCTGGCGGATAAACTGACCATGGCCGGGCTCGAGATAAAGGGAATAGAGAGGCAGAACGGCGATTTTATATACGAAGCTGAGATAACCTCGAACAGGCCGGACTGGCTCTGCCTTTACGGGATCGCGCGCGAGATGCAGGCGCTTTACGGATCAAGGATCAAGCCGGTAAAGGCCGCACCCGCCGGATCCGCGAAGCCAGAAAAACCTTCGATAACTATAGAAGATAAAAAAGGCTGCGCCAGATATGTAGGTATCATGATCGACGGCGTCCAGCCCGCGCCTTCATCGAAAAGCCTCGCGCAGAAGATAGAGAGCGCCGGGATGCGGCAGGTGAACAATGTAGTGGATATAACAAATTTCTGCATGCTTGAATCCGGACAGCCGCTCCACGCCTTCGACTACGATAAATTGGACGGCGGGAAGATAATAGTCAGGAGGGCGCGCAAAGGCGAGGAGATAACCACCATAGACGGGGTGAAACGCGCGCTCGATGAGAATATCCTCGTCATAGCTGACGTTAAAAAGCCGGTGGCGATAGCCGGCATAATGGGCGGCAAGGATACCGAGGTCGGTTTCTCGACGAGGAGGGTCCTCCTTGAGAGCGCGTATTTCGGTCCGGCCCTGATACGCCGGGCCGCGAAAAAACTCGGGATCTCCAGCGAGGCTTCATATAGGTTTGAAAGGAACGTGGATATCGGCGGGTGCCTGGCCGCGGCCGAGAGGGCGGCATCATTGATATGCGAGGCCGCCAAGGCGAAGTCGGTCTCTAAGCCTTCGGATACGGGGGCAAAAGGCCCCGGGGCGGTAAAAATAACGTTAAGGATGCCAAGGGCGAATAAGCTGCTCGGGACGGACATACCCGCCTCAAAATGTGCCTCGATACTCAAAAGCCTCGGGCTGGGCGTAAAATCCAAGGGCAAGGACGCGCTAACGGTATCGGTCCCTTCTTTCAGGAGAGACCTCAAGGAAGAGGTCGACCTGATAGAAGAGGTATCGCGCATATACGGCTATGATAATATACCGGAGACCCTTTCGAGGATACAGCTCTGGGGCAAGGGTTCCCAGAAGAGCCGCGACAGGATAATAGAAGAGACGGTAAGGGAGGCCCTGACCGGCGCAGGGTTGGATGAGGCGATCACCTACTCGTTAAGGTGCAGGGATCTTTATGTCCAACAGGCGTTGAGCATGACCGACAGCCAGGTATTAAAGGTCCGGAACCCGCTGAGCTCGGAATCGGAGGCGCTCCGCCCGGTCCTGATATGCGGGATGCTGGATGTCGTCGCGTATAATCTCAACAGGAAGGTCCCGGACGTAAAGATATTCGAGATCGGGAAATCCTATTTTTACAAGGGCGGCGACGTGCCGTCCGAAAAAGGGGTTTTAGCGCTCGCCATGTGCGGGATGAAAGAGAAGGATTGGCACAGGAAAGAGGCGGTCGACATATTCGACCTCAAGGGGATAATAGAAGCGCTTTTTTCGAAACTCGGGATCGCCGGATACGAATTTGAGGTAAAACCGCTTCCCCTCTTCTCGCCGGCCGCGTCGGCTATCGTGAAGATCGACGGAAAAGAGGCGGGTGTTTTGGGTAAAGTCGACAAGGTGTACCTCGATAAATACGGCATAAAAGGTAACGTATTCGTTAGCGAGCTGGCGATCGAGGCGGTATATCCGCACGCCAGGCTTGAACATAAATTCTCAGGGCTCCCGAGATACCCGTCGTCATCGCGGGACATATCGCTTATAGTCGACGAAAAGGTGTCTAACAAGGATATCGCAGGGACGATAAAAGAGGTTTGCGGCGAACTGGCGGCCGATGTCAGCCCGTTCGACCTTTACCGGGGAGAGCAGGTGCCCAAGGGATGCAAGAGCATCCTGTATTCCGTGGAATACAGGTCGCCTGACAGGACCTTGACAGACGAAGAGATCAACTCCCTCGACAGGAAGGTCCGCGAGGTGTTGGTCCAGAGATTTAACGCCAAGATACGATAA
- a CDS encoding replication-associated recombination protein A, with amino-acid sequence MVNSSLNKDLFEKKKRDSSKPEPLAVRMRPRALKEFTGQGHIIGPGKLLTRAIEADTIASLVLYGPPGTGKTTLAHVVSNATKAEFVQLNATTSNVQEMRKEIEAAKQRRALYDKKTILFVDEIHRFNKAQQDVLMPDVEAGVVILIGATTYNPFFSIVAPLISRSLVFELKPLSEADITTILDNALKDRERGLGNMPVKTESDALKFLAKISEGDARRALNALELAALTTPKSKDGTINITLQAAEECIQKKAVVYDRDEDGHYDTISAFIKSMRGSDPDAALYWLAKMLYAGEDPRFIARRIVICAAEDVGLADPQAIVVANAALQISEFVGLPEAKIPLAEATVYIACAPKSNSAYLGVEKALKDVEAGRVMEVPAHLKDASMDSEALGHGKGYKYAHDYKGHFVEQEYMPKKATYYEPTEIGFEKQIKERIETLWKRRQKP; translated from the coding sequence ATGGTTAATTCCTCCCTGAACAAAGACCTGTTTGAGAAGAAAAAAAGGGATTCCTCCAAGCCCGAACCTCTCGCCGTAAGGATGAGGCCCCGCGCCCTGAAGGAGTTCACGGGGCAGGGCCATATCATCGGGCCGGGAAAGCTCCTTACCCGCGCGATAGAAGCGGATACGATAGCGTCGCTCGTGCTTTACGGCCCTCCCGGGACGGGAAAGACGACCCTTGCCCATGTAGTTTCGAACGCCACAAAGGCGGAATTCGTCCAATTGAACGCTACGACCTCAAACGTCCAGGAAATGAGGAAGGAGATCGAGGCCGCGAAACAGCGCCGGGCCCTTTACGACAAGAAGACGATACTCTTCGTCGACGAGATACACAGGTTCAACAAGGCGCAGCAGGACGTACTGATGCCGGACGTCGAAGCGGGCGTCGTGATATTGATAGGCGCGACGACCTACAACCCCTTCTTCTCGATAGTTGCGCCGCTCATCTCACGTTCACTGGTCTTTGAGTTAAAACCGCTTTCCGAGGCTGATATCACGACGATATTGGACAACGCGCTCAAGGACAGGGAGCGCGGGCTCGGCAATATGCCCGTGAAGACAGAAAGCGACGCGCTTAAATTTTTAGCGAAGATCTCCGAGGGCGACGCGCGACGGGCATTGAACGCCCTGGAGCTTGCGGCCCTTACGACCCCGAAGTCTAAGGACGGGACGATAAATATCACTCTGCAGGCCGCCGAGGAATGCATACAGAAGAAGGCCGTCGTATATGACAGGGACGAGGACGGCCATTATGACACCATATCGGCCTTCATAAAATCCATGCGCGGCTCGGATCCCGACGCCGCGCTATATTGGCTCGCCAAGATGCTATACGCCGGCGAGGACCCCAGGTTTATCGCGCGCCGCATCGTGATATGCGCGGCGGAGGATGTCGGCCTAGCCGACCCGCAGGCGATAGTCGTCGCGAACGCGGCATTACAGATATCGGAATTCGTCGGGCTCCCGGAGGCGAAGATACCGCTGGCCGAGGCCACGGTCTATATCGCGTGCGCGCCTAAATCGAACTCGGCTTATCTCGGAGTGGAGAAGGCGTTAAAGGACGTCGAGGCTGGAAGGGTCATGGAAGTGCCCGCGCATTTGAAGGATGCCTCGATGGATTCCGAGGCCCTGGGCCACGGTAAAGGATATAAGTATGCCCACGATTATAAAGGGCATTTCGTCGAGCAGGAATATATGCCCAAGAAGGCTACTTATTATGAGCCGACGGAGATAGGTTTCGAGAAACAGATCAAGGAACGCATAGAGACATTATGGAAAAGAAGACAAAAGCCATAG
- a CDS encoding cytochrome c biogenesis protein CcdA, which produces MDSGTGSVSFIAAFVAGLLSFLSPCVLPLIPFYISYITGITFGELTQETLPKKIRFLTAVHSLLFILGFTIVFMLLGLSLTFAGGLVSQHRQAISKIGGIIIIIFGLSISGVINLAFLQKEKKVEVKSRPVGYLGSLLIGATFALGWTPCVGPLLASILLLSSTEKEIMKGAALLFSYSLGLALPFFISSILINDFLSYFKALKKYLRAVSVITGIFLVVVGIMLFTNSFGSLAGWFERLFSRP; this is translated from the coding sequence ATGGATAGCGGGACAGGATCGGTAAGTTTTATAGCCGCTTTTGTAGCCGGTTTACTGTCGTTCCTTTCCCCGTGCGTATTGCCCCTTATCCCGTTTTACATATCGTATATTACCGGCATCACGTTCGGGGAACTGACACAGGAAACGCTGCCGAAAAAAATAAGATTCCTGACTGCAGTCCATTCCCTGCTTTTCATACTTGGGTTTACCATAGTCTTTATGCTCCTGGGGTTGTCGCTGACTTTCGCGGGCGGGCTGGTGTCCCAACACAGGCAGGCCATAAGCAAGATAGGCGGCATCATAATAATCATCTTCGGGCTTAGTATATCAGGGGTAATAAACCTGGCCTTCCTGCAGAAGGAGAAGAAGGTCGAGGTCAAATCAAGGCCGGTAGGCTATCTCGGGTCGCTCCTTATAGGGGCGACTTTCGCGCTCGGCTGGACGCCGTGCGTCGGGCCGCTTTTGGCCTCAATATTGCTTTTGAGCTCGACCGAAAAAGAGATAATGAAAGGGGCTGCGCTCCTTTTCTCTTATTCCCTTGGGTTGGCCTTGCCTTTCTTCATTTCAAGCATACTCATCAACGACTTCCTGTCCTACTTTAAGGCCTTGAAGAAGTACCTTAGGGCGGTATCCGTCATTACGGGTATATTCCTGGTCGTTGTGGGCATAATGCTGTTCACGAACTCGTTCGGCTCGCTCGCCGGCTGGTTCGAACGGCTCTTTTCGAGGCCGTGA